The following proteins are encoded in a genomic region of Enterocloster clostridioformis:
- a CDS encoding ABC transporter ATP-binding protein — protein sequence MSEEYAIELKNITKRFGKVTANDKVCLSVKRGEILSVLGENGSGKTTLMNMISGIYYPDEGQIFVNGKEVTIRSPKDSFALGIGMIHQHFKLVDVLTAAENIILGLSGREILDMKAVSAKINELTAKYGFELDPDQKIYTMSVSQKQTVEIVKLLYRGVDILILDEPTAVLTPQEADKLFAVLRNMREAGHSIIIITHKLHEVLALSDRVSVLRKGQYIGTVYTADATEESLTEMMVGKKVSLNIERPDPVNQERRLMVEGVTCVDKEGVTTLDHASFTAYSGEILGIAGIAGSGQRELLESIAGLQPMAGGTITYYPPEGGEKQLSGMSASAINKMGVKLSFVPEDRLGMGLVGAMDMTDNMMLRGYRRGRSVFTDRKTPKSLAEQIIEELEIVTPGVTTPVRRLSGGNVQKVLVGREISSNPKVLMVAYPVRGLDINSSYTIYHLLNEQKKQGAAVICVGEDLDVLLELCDRILVLCAGQVNGVVDGRTATKEQVGLMMTRTGGGLSE from the coding sequence GTGAGCGAAGAATACGCAATTGAACTGAAAAACATCACAAAACGGTTCGGCAAGGTAACTGCCAACGACAAGGTATGCCTGTCTGTGAAAAGGGGGGAAATCCTGTCCGTCCTGGGTGAAAACGGAAGCGGAAAGACCACCCTGATGAACATGATTTCCGGTATCTACTACCCGGATGAGGGGCAGATATTCGTAAACGGAAAGGAGGTTACCATTCGTTCGCCAAAGGACTCCTTTGCTCTGGGTATCGGCATGATTCACCAGCATTTCAAGCTGGTGGATGTTCTGACAGCGGCTGAGAATATTATCCTGGGTCTGTCCGGGAGGGAAATTCTGGACATGAAGGCTGTGTCCGCCAAAATCAATGAGCTGACAGCCAAATACGGGTTCGAGCTGGATCCGGACCAGAAGATATACACCATGTCCGTATCCCAGAAGCAGACCGTGGAAATCGTAAAGCTTCTGTACCGCGGAGTGGATATCCTGATTCTGGACGAGCCCACGGCTGTTCTGACACCCCAGGAAGCGGACAAACTGTTTGCCGTGCTGCGCAACATGCGTGAGGCAGGCCATTCCATTATCATTATCACCCATAAGCTGCACGAAGTTCTGGCGCTGTCGGACCGGGTGTCTGTACTGCGCAAGGGCCAGTATATCGGCACGGTATACACGGCGGACGCCACCGAGGAATCCCTGACCGAGATGATGGTGGGCAAGAAGGTAAGCCTGAACATCGAGCGCCCGGATCCCGTGAATCAGGAGCGCCGCCTGATGGTGGAAGGAGTCACCTGCGTGGACAAGGAGGGGGTAACGACCCTGGACCACGCCTCTTTTACTGCTTACAGTGGGGAGATACTGGGGATTGCCGGTATCGCGGGAAGCGGCCAGAGGGAGCTTTTGGAGTCCATCGCGGGACTCCAGCCAATGGCAGGCGGCACCATCACCTATTATCCGCCTGAGGGCGGCGAAAAGCAGCTGTCCGGCATGAGCGCCTCAGCCATCAATAAGATGGGGGTAAAGCTTTCCTTTGTGCCGGAGGACCGCCTGGGCATGGGGCTGGTAGGCGCAATGGACATGACGGACAATATGATGCTCAGGGGATACCGCAGGGGACGTTCCGTCTTTACGGACAGAAAGACGCCAAAAAGCCTGGCGGAGCAGATCATAGAGGAACTGGAAATCGTGACTCCCGGCGTCACCACCCCGGTGCGCAGGCTGTCAGGGGGCAATGTCCAGAAGGTGCTGGTGGGAAGGGAGATTTCTTCCAATCCCAAGGTGCTTATGGTGGCATATCCGGTCCGCGGACTGGATATCAACTCATCCTACACCATCTACCATCTTCTCAATGAGCAAAAGAAACAGGGAGCGGCCGTTATCTGCGTAGGCGAGGATCTGGATGTGCTCCTGGAGCTGTGCGACCGTATTCTGGTGCTGTGCGCAGGACAGGTAAACGGTGTTGTGGACGGAAGGACAGCGACCAAGGAACAGGTGGGGCTGATGATGACCAGGACAGGAGGTGGCTTAAGTGAGTAA
- a CDS encoding ABC transporter permease, with product MSKETTAVSNKEPLMHISKRDEIDMWKAWAVRLGAVLLSLVVCAGVIYALTGLNPLEVYKGIFDGAVGTKRRTWMTIRDTLVLLCIAIGITPAFKMRFWNIGAEGQVLIGGVTSAAMMIYLGNSLPPLVLFPLMLLGSALSAMVWAAIPAFFKAYWNTNETLFTLMMNYVAMQVITYCIIFWENPKGSNSVGTINSTTKGGWLPKLFGLEYGWNLVIVLALTLAIFIYLKYSKQGYEIAVVGESENTARYAGINVKKVIIRTMALSGAICGIAGFIIVSGASHTISTSTAGGRGFTAIIVSWLSKFNAFAMVLVSFFLVFMQKGAGQIASQFNLNENASDVITGIILFFILGCEFFINFKVGIRSKRKEAGAKLS from the coding sequence GTGAGTAAGGAGACGACGGCAGTATCCAACAAGGAACCTCTGATGCATATATCCAAGAGGGATGAGATAGATATGTGGAAGGCCTGGGCCGTCCGGCTGGGAGCGGTTCTCTTATCACTGGTGGTCTGCGCAGGGGTTATCTATGCCCTGACAGGGCTTAATCCCCTGGAGGTTTATAAAGGAATCTTTGATGGGGCAGTGGGTACCAAAAGGCGTACCTGGATGACCATTCGCGATACTTTGGTGCTGCTCTGTATTGCAATCGGCATCACGCCTGCATTCAAGATGCGGTTCTGGAACATCGGAGCAGAAGGTCAGGTACTGATTGGCGGCGTCACATCCGCGGCCATGATGATTTACCTTGGCAATTCGCTGCCTCCCCTGGTGCTGTTTCCCCTGATGCTTTTGGGAAGCGCCCTGTCAGCCATGGTGTGGGCAGCTATCCCGGCATTTTTCAAGGCATACTGGAACACCAACGAGACACTGTTTACATTGATGATGAACTATGTGGCCATGCAGGTCATCACATACTGTATCATTTTCTGGGAGAATCCAAAGGGTTCCAATTCCGTGGGAACTATCAACTCCACCACAAAGGGAGGATGGCTTCCAAAACTTTTCGGTCTGGAATACGGCTGGAATCTGGTGATCGTGCTGGCGCTGACCCTGGCTATCTTTATTTATCTGAAGTACAGCAAGCAGGGATATGAGATCGCGGTTGTGGGAGAGAGCGAGAACACGGCCAGATACGCGGGAATCAATGTAAAGAAGGTAATCATCCGCACCATGGCCCTGTCCGGCGCCATCTGCGGCATTGCGGGCTTCATCATTGTCAGCGGCGCCAGCCATACCATTTCCACCAGCACGGCTGGCGGCAGGGGATTTACGGCCATCATCGTATCATGGCTCAGCAAGTTCAATGCGTTTGCCATGGTTCTGGTCTCATTTTTCCTGGTATTCATGCAGAAGGGAGCAGGGCAGATTGCCTCCCAGTTTAACCTGAATGAAAATGCCTCTGATGTAATAACAGGCATCATCCTCTTCTTCATCCTGGGCTGTGAATTCTTCATCAACTTCAAGGTGGGAATCCGCAGCAAACGGAAAGAAGCAGGGGCAAAATTGTCATAA